Proteins encoded within one genomic window of Prochlorococcus marinus str. MIT 9515:
- a CDS encoding ABC transporter ATP-binding protein produces MKNSKPAVETNNLSISWGDQNVLDKVNLKLNEGEKLAIIGPSGSGKSTILKILAGLILPNEGELSIFGEKQTYLRLDQTHPPDVRLVFQNPALLGSLTIEENVGFILQRNKNLSKQSIREIVRECLQEVGLFDVEEKLPNELSGGMQKRVSFARALITEQDLDKKNKPLLLFDEPTAGLDPIASSRIEDLINKTNNKANGSSIVVSHVLSTIERTSEKVVILYGGKFRWAGSIDEFKESNDPYVFQFRNGNLNGPMQPKEI; encoded by the coding sequence TTGAAAAATTCAAAACCTGCTGTAGAAACCAATAATCTCTCCATTAGTTGGGGGGATCAAAATGTACTAGACAAAGTCAATTTAAAACTAAATGAGGGAGAAAAATTAGCAATTATTGGTCCATCAGGCTCTGGAAAATCAACTATATTAAAAATATTAGCAGGTTTAATTTTACCTAATGAGGGGGAATTAAGCATATTTGGGGAAAAACAAACTTACCTAAGATTAGATCAAACTCATCCTCCGGATGTAAGATTAGTTTTTCAGAATCCAGCTTTATTAGGCTCTTTAACTATTGAAGAAAATGTAGGATTTATACTTCAAAGAAATAAAAATTTATCCAAACAATCTATTCGAGAAATAGTTAGAGAATGTTTACAAGAGGTGGGTTTATTTGATGTTGAGGAAAAACTTCCAAATGAATTAAGTGGCGGTATGCAAAAAAGAGTAAGTTTTGCTAGAGCATTAATAACAGAACAAGACTTAGATAAAAAAAATAAGCCATTATTACTTTTTGATGAACCTACCGCTGGACTTGATCCCATTGCTTCATCAAGAATTGAAGATTTAATCAATAAGACAAATAATAAAGCAAATGGATCATCTATTGTAGTTAGTCATGTTCTTAGTACTATAGAAAGGACTTCAGAAAAAGTTGTGATACTTTATGGAGGTAAATTCAGATGGGCGGGTTCTATTGATGAATTTAAAGAAAGTAATGATCCTTACGTTTTTCAGTTTAGAAATGGAAAC
- a CDS encoding gluconeogenesis factor YvcK family protein has product MKKRKKRVKRTLSYFKKSNLGLINRIIRILSWLLPGLVIKRWMITSAIGLLTSLLGIVIWTNLRPLYWLIAVFFWIIDQLTSILPISILGPLIFIFGLLLIGIGQNRSINSIQKALVPEKNTFLVDALRVKSKLNRGPNIVAIGGGTGLSTLLKGLKNYSSNITAIVTVSDDGGSSGVLRKQLGVQPPGDIRNCLAALSNEEPILTRLFQYRFSGGSGLEGHSFGNLFLSALTTITGSLEKAVQASSKVLAVQGQVLPATNIDVMLWAELEDGQKIFGESNISQSKKMISRIGYLPENPSALPSALESIKEADLIVLGPGSLYTSLLPNLLVPEIVDALLKSNAPKIYISNLMTQPGETDGLDVYQHIKAIEKQLLNFGVKTRIFNAILSQIQFEKSPLVDYYQSRGAIPVVCNKEKLISEGYYVLQAPLYSRKITPTLRHDPRRLARAVMFINKKLKKLN; this is encoded by the coding sequence ATGAAGAAGAGGAAAAAAAGAGTAAAGAGAACTTTATCTTATTTTAAAAAATCAAATTTAGGATTGATAAATAGGATTATAAGAATTTTAAGTTGGCTCTTACCGGGACTGGTAATAAAAAGATGGATGATAACCTCTGCCATTGGATTATTAACTTCATTATTAGGGATTGTAATCTGGACTAATTTAAGGCCCCTTTATTGGTTAATAGCAGTTTTTTTCTGGATAATAGATCAGTTAACAAGTATTTTGCCTATTTCAATATTAGGGCCATTAATATTTATCTTTGGGCTTCTGTTAATTGGAATTGGTCAAAATAGAAGTATCAATTCTATACAAAAAGCGCTTGTCCCAGAGAAGAATACATTTTTAGTAGATGCACTCAGAGTAAAAAGTAAATTAAATAGAGGCCCCAATATTGTTGCTATTGGAGGAGGAACAGGTTTGTCAACCTTATTAAAAGGTTTAAAAAATTATAGTAGTAACATTACTGCAATAGTTACGGTTTCTGATGATGGAGGTAGCAGCGGAGTTTTAAGAAAACAATTAGGTGTTCAACCTCCTGGGGATATAAGAAATTGCTTGGCGGCATTATCAAATGAAGAACCTATATTGACAAGATTATTTCAATATCGATTTTCAGGAGGAAGCGGATTAGAAGGGCATAGTTTTGGTAATCTTTTTTTATCAGCACTAACAACAATTACAGGAAGTTTAGAAAAGGCAGTTCAGGCATCGAGCAAAGTTTTAGCGGTCCAGGGACAAGTTTTACCAGCAACAAATATTGACGTAATGCTTTGGGCAGAACTAGAAGACGGTCAAAAAATATTTGGGGAAAGTAATATAAGCCAATCAAAAAAAATGATTTCTAGGATTGGTTATCTTCCTGAAAATCCATCAGCTCTTCCAAGCGCGCTTGAATCTATAAAAGAAGCAGACTTAATAGTACTAGGACCTGGGAGTCTCTATACTTCTTTGCTACCTAATTTACTTGTCCCAGAAATAGTAGATGCTCTTTTGAAAAGTAATGCTCCAAAAATTTATATAAGTAATTTGATGACTCAACCTGGAGAAACCGATGGACTTGACGTATACCAACACATCAAAGCAATAGAAAAACAATTGTTAAATTTTGGGGTAAAAACCCGAATATTTAATGCAATACTTTCTCAAATTCAATTCGAAAAGTCACCGCTCGTTGATTATTATCAAAGTAGAGGAGCCATACCAGTTGTATGTAATAAAGAAAAATTAATTTCAGAAGGTTATTATGTTTTGCAAGCTCCTCTTTATTCAAGAAAAATTACCCCAACACTTAGGCATGACCCTCGAAGACTTGCGAGGGCAGTCATGTTTATTAATAAAAAATTAAAGAAATTAAATTAA
- a CDS encoding NAD(P)H-quinone oxidoreductase subunit J, translating to MDQNNLSKSSEEIVEQRGIVSNRLYKDGITNNSLGNDHIGVELLSVKPEKLYEAISSLKKYGFNYLQCQGGYDEGPGKRLVSFYHLISLQDIEELEEIKEIRVKVFLNRDSDLSVPSLYKIFKGSDWQERETYDMYGINFQDHPNPKRILMPEDWRGWPLRKDYIQPDFYELQDAY from the coding sequence ATGGACCAAAATAATTTATCTAAATCTTCAGAAGAAATAGTTGAACAAAGAGGAATAGTAAGTAATCGACTTTATAAAGATGGAATTACAAACAACTCATTAGGAAACGATCACATAGGTGTTGAGCTCCTCTCAGTTAAACCCGAAAAATTATACGAAGCCATATCTTCTTTAAAAAAATATGGCTTTAATTACCTACAGTGTCAAGGAGGTTATGATGAGGGACCCGGGAAACGTCTTGTAAGTTTTTACCATTTAATCTCACTTCAAGATATTGAAGAATTAGAAGAGATTAAAGAAATTAGAGTTAAAGTTTTTTTAAATCGAGATTCAGATTTATCTGTACCTAGCCTTTATAAAATTTTCAAAGGGAGTGATTGGCAGGAAAGAGAAACTTATGACATGTACGGGATCAACTTTCAAGATCATCCAAACCCCAAAAGAATTTTGATGCCTGAGGATTGGAGAGGATGGCCTTTAAGAAAAGATTATATTCAACCTGACTTTTATGAATTACAAGATGCCTATTAG
- a CDS encoding NADH dehydrogenase subunit K translates to MNNSLSPKAIRELREETCNPLGAPQVTTDLSENIIMTSLDDLHNWARLSSLWPLLYGTACCFIEFAALIGSRFDFDRFGLVPRSSPRQADLLIVAGTVTMKMAPALVRLYEQMPEPKYVIAMGACTITGGMFSADSTTAVRGVDKLIPVDLYLPGCPPRPEAIFDAVIKLRKKVGNESILERNKAEQTHRYLTVKHDMKLVFSENTGEYLNKKSEKAIKSSDLEMIEENIKVKIEENLIDEETK, encoded by the coding sequence ATGAACAATTCACTATCACCAAAAGCAATTAGAGAGCTTAGAGAAGAAACCTGTAATCCTCTAGGTGCTCCACAAGTAACGACTGACTTGAGTGAAAATATCATAATGACTAGTTTAGATGATCTTCATAACTGGGCCAGATTAAGTAGTCTATGGCCACTTTTATATGGAACCGCATGCTGTTTCATCGAATTTGCAGCACTGATAGGGTCTAGATTCGATTTTGACAGGTTTGGTTTGGTACCTAGAAGTTCCCCAAGACAAGCTGATTTACTTATTGTTGCAGGGACCGTAACAATGAAGATGGCGCCAGCATTAGTGAGATTGTATGAGCAAATGCCAGAGCCAAAGTATGTAATTGCTATGGGAGCTTGCACAATAACTGGTGGGATGTTTAGTGCAGACTCGACAACTGCAGTAAGAGGGGTTGATAAATTAATCCCGGTTGATTTATATCTTCCCGGATGCCCTCCTAGACCAGAAGCTATTTTTGACGCGGTTATTAAATTAAGAAAAAAAGTTGGGAATGAAAGTATTCTTGAAAGGAATAAAGCTGAACAAACTCACAGGTATTTGACTGTCAAACATGATATGAAACTTGTTTTTTCAGAAAATACCGGAGAATATTTAAACAAAAAATCTGAAAAAGCAATTAAGTCTTCAGATCTAGAGATGATTGAAGAAAATATAAAAGTTAAAATCGAAGAGAACTTAATTGATGAAGAAACAAAATAA
- a CDS encoding NAD(P)H-quinone oxidoreductase subunit 3: MFSLPGYEYFLGFLIIAAAVPILALVTNLIVAPKGRTGERKLTYESGMEPIGGAWIQFNIRYYMFALVFVIFDVETVFLYPWAVAFNRLGLLAFIEALIFIAILVIALAYAWRKGALEWS, encoded by the coding sequence ATGTTTTCACTCCCAGGCTACGAATATTTTCTAGGTTTTCTAATAATTGCTGCTGCAGTTCCAATTTTAGCTTTAGTTACCAACCTAATTGTTGCTCCCAAAGGGAGAACTGGTGAGCGAAAACTTACATATGAATCAGGAATGGAGCCCATTGGAGGAGCTTGGATTCAATTCAACATTAGATACTACATGTTTGCTTTAGTATTCGTTATATTTGATGTAGAAACGGTGTTTCTTTATCCTTGGGCTGTCGCGTTCAATAGATTAGGCTTATTAGCCTTTATTGAAGCTCTCATATTCATCGCAATATTGGTTATTGCACTTGCGTATGCATGGAGAAAAGGAGCTTTAGAATGGAGTTAA
- a CDS encoding rubredoxin yields MSENIQPSSDDKQIVEDLAKEESSEKLPKLNNKELTINLEQNRFECRSCGYIYDPIEGNKKLNIPKNTPFSLIDGNIFACPVCRAGKNLYKDIGPREKPSGFEENLTYGFGFNSLPPGQKNILIFGGLAFAAACFLSLYSLH; encoded by the coding sequence GTGAGTGAAAACATTCAACCATCTTCTGATGATAAACAAATAGTTGAGGATTTAGCTAAGGAAGAATCTTCGGAAAAACTCCCTAAACTTAACAACAAAGAACTTACTATTAATTTAGAACAAAATAGATTCGAATGTAGAAGTTGTGGATATATTTATGATCCTATAGAAGGGAACAAGAAGCTTAATATCCCCAAAAATACTCCTTTTTCATTAATAGACGGTAACATTTTTGCTTGTCCAGTATGCAGGGCAGGTAAAAATTTATATAAAGATATAGGACCAAGAGAAAAACCAAGTGGTTTTGAAGAAAATTTAACTTATGGCTTTGGATTTAATAGCTTGCCACCTGGTCAGAAAAATATTTTAATTTTTGGTGGATTAGCATTTGCCGCGGCATGTTTCCTTTCTTTATACTCTTTGCATTAA
- a CDS encoding photosynthesis system II assembly factor Ycf48: MKNFLISIPNLILSLTLCLVLTSCSSNGVKMSESSPWETIQFEDQSNALDVDFIDNNHGFLVGSNRLIMESKDGGRSWEKRSLDIPAEENFRLLDIDFKGSEGWLIGQPSLVMHTIDEGKNWTRLSLGKLPGQPFLVSTINEGVAQLATTSAAIYETSNSGETWEAKVSDPSEQGGIRDLRRTSKGDYVSVSSLGNFFSTLDSGSDTWIAHQRASSKRVQSIGFNPSGNLWMLSRGAEIRFNEDINDVEKWSKPIVPILNGYNYLDMGWDPDGNIWAGGGNGTLIVSKDDGKTWNSDPIASDLPTNFIKIQFLAKDELDSPKGFILGERGYILKWNG, encoded by the coding sequence ATGAAAAATTTTTTAATTAGCATCCCAAATCTTATTTTATCGCTTACTCTCTGCCTTGTTTTAACCAGCTGTTCCTCAAATGGTGTAAAAATGAGTGAAAGCAGTCCTTGGGAAACAATTCAATTTGAAGATCAGTCAAACGCATTAGACGTGGACTTCATAGATAATAACCATGGATTTCTAGTTGGTTCAAATAGACTGATCATGGAATCAAAAGATGGAGGACGATCATGGGAAAAGAGATCATTAGATATTCCTGCAGAAGAGAATTTTCGCTTGCTTGATATAGATTTTAAAGGTTCTGAAGGCTGGTTAATCGGACAACCTTCTTTGGTAATGCATACTATTGATGAAGGGAAAAACTGGACTAGGTTATCTCTTGGTAAACTTCCTGGCCAACCTTTTTTAGTATCAACTATTAATGAAGGGGTTGCTCAATTAGCAACAACTTCAGCGGCTATTTATGAGACTTCAAATAGTGGTGAAACATGGGAAGCAAAAGTATCAGATCCCTCTGAACAGGGCGGTATAAGAGATTTAAGAAGGACATCTAAAGGAGATTATGTAAGTGTAAGTAGTTTGGGAAATTTTTTCTCTACTCTCGATAGTGGAAGTGATACTTGGATAGCTCACCAAAGAGCAAGTAGTAAGAGAGTTCAAAGTATTGGATTTAATCCAAGTGGGAATTTATGGATGTTATCTAGAGGAGCTGAAATAAGATTTAATGAAGACATTAATGATGTGGAAAAATGGAGCAAACCAATAGTTCCCATTTTAAATGGTTATAATTACTTGGATATGGGTTGGGACCCTGATGGTAATATTTGGGCTGGAGGGGGTAATGGCACTTTAATAGTTAGTAAAGATGATGGTAAGACTTGGAATTCTGACCCTATTGCCTCAGATCTGCCTACTAACTTTATTAAGATTCAATTTCTAGCAAAAGATGAGTTGGATTCTCCCAAGGGATTTATTCTTGGAGAGAGGGGCTATATATTGAAGTGGAATGGTTAA
- the psbE gene encoding cytochrome b559 subunit alpha, with product MAAGSTGERPFFEIITSIRYWIIHAVTLPAIFIAGFLFVYTGLAYDAFGTPRPDSYFQASESKAPVVTQRYDAKSQLDLRTK from the coding sequence ATGGCCGCAGGTTCAACGGGTGAACGCCCTTTCTTTGAAATAATCACCAGTATAAGATACTGGATTATTCATGCAGTAACACTTCCAGCTATCTTTATAGCGGGATTTCTATTTGTTTACACAGGCTTAGCCTATGATGCATTTGGGACTCCACGCCCTGATAGTTATTTTCAGGCGTCTGAGTCAAAAGCACCTGTTGTAACTCAAAGATATGATGCTAAATCTCAATTAGATTTAAGAACAAAATAA
- the psbF gene encoding cytochrome b559 subunit beta → MSNSQAPMQAVEVRVYPIFTVRWLAVHALAIPSVFFLGAIAAMQFISR, encoded by the coding sequence ATGTCAAATTCCCAAGCTCCAATGCAGGCTGTTGAAGTTCGCGTTTATCCTATCTTTACTGTTCGCTGGCTAGCAGTACACGCTCTAGCGATACCTTCAGTATTTTTCTTAGGTGCTATAGCAGCTATGCAATTTATCAGTCGCTAA
- a CDS encoding photosystem II reaction center protein L, whose protein sequence is MQVNENPNKVPVELNRTSLYLGVLSVLVLGILFSSYFFN, encoded by the coding sequence ATGCAAGTAAACGAAAATCCAAATAAAGTTCCAGTAGAACTTAATCGTACAAGCCTTTATCTAGGCGTATTATCAGTATTAGTTTTAGGAATTTTATTTTCCAGTTACTTTTTCAACTAA
- a CDS encoding photosystem II reaction center protein J gives MSKLKGPDGRIPDRLPDGRPAVAWERRWTEGTLPLWLVATAGGIAVIFVLGIFFYGSYQGVGAG, from the coding sequence ATGAGTAAATTAAAAGGCCCTGATGGGAGAATTCCCGATAGATTACCTGATGGCAGACCAGCTGTTGCTTGGGAAAGAAGATGGACTGAAGGAACCCTTCCACTTTGGCTGGTAGCTACAGCCGGAGGAATAGCGGTTATTTTTGTATTGGGTATATTTTTCTATGGATCATATCAAGGAGTAGGAGCAGGCTAA